The DNA region CTTTGATCTTAGCATCCATGTCTTCTGTATTTACTtgggtaaaaataaaaatattttcttgcttcaggaaaaaataagaaatggggattgtttatatttatttactaatgTTGGGGTTGGATTGTGGAAGTAGACTTCCtcttcttttttgtttctttttttccaattgattaaattgtatttttttttgctgaccAGGCATGGACTTTGAATTGTAcatgtgtgttgtgtgtgtgagtatctgtgtgagaGCATGactcattttcaattaaacgaCAAAGAGAAGAGAGCggaagagagagagagcgttATTCAAGTGCTGCAAAAATgccatcataaaaataaaacagttggTGTAAAAGAGGCAGAAAAGGAAAAAGCAGAAGACGACGACAACAAGAAGAGGAAAACCTACAAAAACAGCGACCACAACGGCAAAGATACAAAAATCCATacgcagatacagatacaaaacTACACACTACACAAACAAtcgctcgcacacacacatactaaGGCTGCGACGTCGACAGCGTCGCCCACTGCGGCAGCGACTGATGTTTACACAACGTGCGGTATATTTGCAAGATACTCTTcgtacaacaaaaaaaacagccGCAAATtctgtttgaattttttttctcttttttcgactctaattaaaaacaagcagacagtatgtgtatgtgtgtgtagaaaaaacaagaaaatcaaGCACAACGGGCATCTACAGCTGGCTCTGGGGTACTATTGTATCTGTTAGATGCGAAATTGCAAACCCCACAGAAGGCAACGTTGCCGAACTTCAACGTAACGCTTTTgtcttttttgtgtgtttctgCAGCTTTGTAGCCGCGCAGCTATAGTTTGTGTGCATgctgtgtatctgtatctttgcAGCGCAGAGTTCTCTTGCCGAACGACAAAAATTGCTGCAACAATGTCGCTTAATTTTCATGCGACCAGCCATATTATTATGTATGCACCTGATCGGGAGTTTACGATAGCCAGAAAGCCGAAAAACCGGTTGACAACGTCACAAAgtcccatcatcatcatctccATCATCAAGCATAATCCGAACCCAAGACCACGTCCCAACTGGTTATCAGTAAACAGAACCGCAAACAGGTAACAGAACACCGAGGCGATCTGAACCAGCAGTCATATCATCATACCATCCTTCTCCGTTTTCTTTATATACTCGATTATCGTCTGGTTATATTTACAGATGCGGTCAGATGTTCAGCAATGCGATGTAGTTTTTAactattttcgttttttttttttatgtttgaataacaaatatgtttgaataacaaatatgtttgaataacaaatatgtttgtatagactttttgtaataattttagtCATGCAAAGGATATACTCAAAAGTTTGCCATTTTAGACCCTACAATATATATCATTACCATACAGGTTGATGGAAGTTTGGATTAAagatcaaaaaattatttcgacTCGTTTTCAGAAAATGGACCTTAAGTtgaatatatttctttttattctgTAGTTTTAATGACAGGGATTATTAAAAGAAGACTGCcttattattcataaaaatatttttatgaacaaTTACACATTTTAACTTTGGATTTTTGAATAGTTTGGAAATAAATATTCTAAGGACAAGTAGTTGTACTTGTTTCCaaagttaagttaatttataataactcAGATGTGCAGGAACATCTTTGTGGCAAGATTCGTACTCAGCACATTAATATATATCAGAAAACTAAActcttattaataatatttttggtgtaacgtaaagtatttttttaccCGTTCTGTATTATGGCCATATTTTCTGAGCCCGTTCGTCAGCTCTTTGGACATAATAATCGATTTTTACTACGCCTTCTCTGCTGGCTCTGAGCCTCTTCGTTCGGCCTCACAAACACAGGGCCAAATAAACTAACACAATCGCCCCTTGATGATTATCGTTTTTGTCTGTCCGGTTCTTTAGCACCTTTTGTCAACGTATGTGAAGTGCGGCAACGTTGCGTTCTGGAGTGGCGGACCTATGAATTCGGAGATTACTCTCCGTCTCCTGTTCCCGAGCTCAGCTCATGTGTGAAATTATTTGGGAATTTTCTAATTTCCCATACAAAGCTACGTTACCGCACCACCATCGCGCCGCTCACCCCCTTTTTCCCACCGAGTTCGTCACGTTCCCTTGTGATATCTCAATCTCTATATGGCATGGCACCTACTCGATTTTTTTGCGCgaattttgttattgtttttctaCATTACGACACTGCACAAAACAATGAAATGTGCATTGCCAGGCATACAGAGTTCAAAACAATAGCAAGGGAACAGCGGAATATGTTTGGctatatgaaaataattgcACAACTGGCATGAACGCCTATAATACGCCGCCCCGTGCCTACCTATTCCTATTGCTTGACGTTCCTGAACGTATtggaaacaaaaaagaatACAAGCCCTTgcagctttaaaataaaaacgacgATTTTCTTGCGTATCTGGTATCCTatgatcaagaacatatacACTTTAGGGTGGAAAGTGTcaccttcactgcgttgctaACTTTTGACTTAAACTATAATACCCTCTATaagggtatacaaaaaaaatctgttaGAGATTTTCTCAGAAAGTTTAACTCCAATGAAGAACATGGTTACAAATACAAGAAGtaacaaaattttcaaattaaagatCAATTTCCTTATATCGAGCTTTACACACTGAAGCCAACGGCTTTAGCAAAATagagcagaaaaaaaatacgcAACTGGcagataaaataataacaatagcGCCACAAAAGTGTGAGTTGGTTATAATTATAGAGTTCTGTTTCTGTTCCCGTCATTGAAAAGTAGTCATTGGATGGATGGAATGAGTAACCAGAGACCCCCCCATCAGACCCCCCGCAGACAgaacagacaaaaaaaaaaaaaacaaacacgcCACAGTCCATgactaaacatttaaataattatcaaGTACGAAAGTACAATGGTATGGTAATTATTgggaataaaaaataattgagttGCTGTCTGCTTAGTTTAAAACTTTCACGTACatagttttgaaatatataaaatgttgtcAGGTGATAAATGTAAgctgttaaatatatatatatttatatatatatgtatcaataaaatagttcctTTGGAAGAGAACAATAAGTCTGTAAcgtaattaaacttttaaaatacgTACAAAGTTGAATAACAagttttagtatttattttttttaattgtgtttacTTCCGAGTTTgctaaaaccatttttatttcaattcgaTATTCAATTTTGGTAGGACGCTGGTCTGATTTCTTCACCTCTCTCAACCTTTTTGCGTTTCGAGAGGGAGAACttcaatggcaaaaaaaaaacaaaagacgtgtatcaaaaaactataaattctTGTGATGCtgtttaacaaaaacaattgtaaaaacaacaacaagagcacaaaaataaatgtagcaTGACATTGAAAAGATTCAAAAGCACTCAAAAAATTAcatacacagacacacatTCTTGTGTATATAAAATCTGATATATGTAGATCATTATTATTGTCGTTTTTGCTACCTTGCCCTCTCCTGttaaaaagggaaaaacgacattgaatttaataaagtGATCTAAGTTCACTCGCCGGTGCTAGATGGGGCAGAAAGTCAAACCGGCGAACCTAATTTGGAACAACATTATATGATTacgttttctgattttaataaaataaaaagcgtaattctatattaataaaccattgcttaataaaaactaaattgttttatgggagctatatgatatagtctaCCGATCCAGTTCGTTCTTACTTATATACTAACTTAACAATAGGAAggcaacttttggaaaagtttcacgcagttagctttaaaaatgagagactagtttgggTACTTTGGACgtacggacagacagacatggctagatgctaaggtcggaaatgtctccttcactgcgttgcaaacttcacactgaaattataacttgCCGGGATTTTCTTGTAAAGTGCTGGTGCTCCCTTCTTAGCTTAACCAACAAGAGTTCATTGTCAATGTCaataaaaaacgttttgaaCTGCGCCAATGGAATGATTAGTGTTGATAATTACCGCAAAACTATCAAATGGAGCTTTCCACACTACTTAATGCACCAACAGATGCATTAAAAAGCAGAAAACAACATGTGTTAGTCTTGTCtctgctgaaaaacattttggctGTGCCTAATGAAgcaattaaaacatttgacTTTTGCACTGcacgaaaatattaaaaggaaGGGGTCCGAGTAACTTGTTTTGACTCAcgaatgaaatacaaaaaaatgacgcagaacaaaacaaattgctcAGATTGGTTCTTCTATTTGGGTCCGAAAAAGACAAAACATACAAATGCACAGAAATGATAGGAAAAGTATTACGCAACAAAGGTAGATGATTAAAAGAGGTATGAGAGAGAGGTTGGGCGGTATATTATTAGTAAAGTTTTAAAGTACATACAAATTCCTTATAAAAGGGTTATAAAGAATTGGAGACTTTTAGAAGTAACTACAATATactaacagtttttttttttccaaatttgaCTAAATCGGGGTGTAGAGGCCCTAGAACTTATAGGCTAGAAGTGTCAAGCTGTGGAGAGTATCGTCTAAGCAGCCACATTGCCACAAATCGTATTCTATTCTTTTTTCTTAATTCTTTATTCTCCATTTTTTTCCTGTTGTTTGTACAGGTAGCCACATACACACGCTCAAGCCGAGAGGAACCCACTCAGCTAAGATACTTAGATAAAAAAGCAAAGCTACGACAAGTCAAGGTAAAAAAGATACACATTCTTTTTCGGGCATGGCCAACTATTAGCTTTTGTATCTATTTTACGGTGaggaaatttgaaaaaaagaaagagtcTAACAGCTCTGACTGGCAGTCAGCTCAGAAATGCATTTCGAAGATTCTTTCGTATCCCCTCTTAATGATTAGAACGACCTCGTGTGGGCGGCAGCGAATATAAGCCTGCGCTGGCAACGAAAAGATACGACTTACATTCTTGTCGGCGGTTTGTTTTTTctagttatttaatttaaaaatgtgtaatccTGACTGAGGCAACTACTTAAGGGGTTATGGTATATACAgatagaattaaaaaaaaaacctaatttattttatttatttttttaatgtttaaatttcatatcGTTCCGGTAAATATTTTCGGAGTTACacgcaaattttaaaagacaGTTCAGAGTGCTTGAAAGTACAAGTATAAATTTAACCGcgtttttcttaaaatgttgttttcaaAGTCGGGGACAAACATTACTCGAAAAAGGCTAACCCGATACGTCTCAAATTTAACACgggcttttgtttattttttagtaaataaTCGAAGATTTTTTCCCTtcgaaaaatactttttttataaacaatttgagCCGGAAATcttgttaaaaatacattttttggtgACTTCCTTGgctatgttttaaaatagtttcaaaaagattgtttttaaaattgagagcgattataaaaaacattgcGTGCGAGAGTAGGTAAAAATGCACTTTAGACTTAGAtggtaaaacttttaaaaacaataatagcCAAAAATGTTCACAGAATTCCAAGTTCATTTGTTTTAGTATAAGGGTTCTTAATGGATTTGAACGAAGGTTTAAGATTAAGAgtagttttgttttcgaaagcaatttgggaaaatattcaaaaatgcataaataaaaaaaattctctaaTCATTTTTACTATTATTCTGAGACCTACAAAACTTACCTTATCAATTTCggattgtttttgttgttgatgttgttattattgttgttatgaTTAATGGTGCTGCTGCTATCCACAACGAATTGTCGTTGGAGCTGCtgtgtttgttgttggtggtggtggtgcggcGTCGTAGTTTCGGctaattttccaaaacaaatgTTGCGGCTATTGTCGCGTACCATGTTTCGACAACGGAACACTCACAGCAGAATCTTCTTCTGTTTAGAAGGAGCATTGCGTCGTATAGAGGGGCATCATTTTAAATGGGAGCCCTCTTCCCATTGAACATTATgcacttttttatatattccaGTGTGGTAATTGTTACGATTTTCAGCTTGTTTAATTTGGGGGCTTTTGTGGATTTCTTACTTTCAATTACTTATGGTAAGATTTTCGGTTTACTTGCACATTTTTAGCACTGCGTTACAAAAGAAAGGATGAAATTTATGGGGTTATGTGGAttagatttttcgcttttcTAGCTGGCACTTAAATTTTTTCGTTGAACACTTGCACTTGCACATGCACATTTTCCATTGTGATTTTCACATGGTTttcctctttatttttttttttttttgtgatttacttgatttatttagcttcttgttattttttcacttATGCCAATTTGCCTTCATTTAGCAACTAAaaatacgcttttaatttaattcaactagatcaatttaattttattgaaatttcaaTGGGCCTCAAGACgtgttttcttctttttgctTCAATTTAAGCGAGAATACAGCATGTACTAGATATATAAAGATAAACTTCATGTATAGGGCCATTTCCTCTGCAACAATACGAGTGCGAGAAGGTGGAAAATGCGAgcagcgacgtcggcagcgcGTTATTATAATCCCCACCCCCCGAAAAAGGGGGTTTGAGGTACAGCATGTTAAAATTCCATGCACTAAAGAAGCATGGAAACTACAAGAACAACACTCACTCGACGCTGAAGTCTGGCAACGTCGCCGAGCTAGCTCCCTCTCGCTTGTTCTGCCGCGCCGCGGACTAGCGTGAAGAGCGGCAACGTCGCTTTGTTTGCCTATAATTGACGTTTGCCGTCTGACGTGGATGTTAGAGAGAGACAGCCAGCTGCTAGCTGTTGTTGCTACTTCAGCGCACAAAATATATGAAgtgtttgagtgtgtgtgtgatatATACTCGTGTATACATAAAGAATTTATAGCTGGTACTTTTTTTGTCGTAGATGGAAAACGAGTATCTCTCGGCTGTGTATTTATAAATGGCTATGTGGTCATGTGGTGTGCTTCTTTCGCTTTGTTGGTGCACGTTCTTCCATTAATCGTGTAGTTTTGTAGCCTCCAAATCTCCTACGTATTTTCTTTTGGGGCACTGCAGGAAATCACCCATACAGCCATGTATTTTCtctctctgtgtgtgtttgaggAATCTGTAGGAAATAAGTGACCTATGTGCGTCTCGCTCAGACGCATTAGCTGGGCCCATTTGTGTCGTGAAAGTTTCAGCTCTGCCGCAGCTCTGCTCGCACAAAACTTGGGGCCGCAATGATACGCGATTTTAGTCGCTTTGTAGAACTGGTGGGGTGCGGCTCGCAAAAAATTAGGAAAAGCTGGGAAATGGATCAGGCACAGGCACAGACAAAGAAATCTAGCATATTCGGCTGCCAAATAGGATAAGATCACTGAAAACTCAAAGCGAAATTTCTTCCTGTGTGCTTGgccattgttttttattttgttcgcCATTTTGTAGTCGGCAATTTGTAGTTTTCTTTCTCTCTTGAGGGGGAAAAACCCCATTAAAGCGGGCGTTTTAACTAGAATTCATGAACATTACcagcagcagaaaaaaaagaaaccagtTTTTGTATGGATGGATTTAGTAtctgctttttgtttgtggcTACGTGaccacacaccaacacaaggGCAGGTCGACCGCATTTGccagaaagagagagcgcCAACTTTGTAGTTTTCCTCTCCCCAATCTCACAAATACACACGTGTTTACGGAGTGCGCACGCACACAAAACGGGTTAAGTaagaaaaaatgtgttttactGCATCGCTCTGACCCGCTCGCACAGCAGCTGAATCGATTTTTCAAGCGACACGACAATTTCACTACACCCTCTACGCTCAGCGGTTGTCTCGCTCTCACTCTAGCACGAGCAGCAGCCCCCTCTCTTTTGCTCTGCCTGGCCACGGTTTATTTTGCGTTGTTCGTTTTTGTAGTTTGGagcccgcacacacacaagtaCGGTTTATATATAGTCGCCATGTTACTTTTTCCTACGTTGGGGGAGCTGTCAGCCTGGATTTTCCGCTACAAATTTCAAACAacgtctctctctctctgcgCCTCTGCTGTGGCCGCTGCCTCCGTCGGCGTCGTTATTTTCAGCCCGTTGCACGTCATCCGTTTCGGTGTGCGTACGTATGTATGTGTATGCTTTGAATTTCTGATGAAATTCTTTGCTTTCGAGTTAATTGCTGCCCCGTCGGTAGCGACGCCTCTGCCGCGGTCACTGCCTCAGCCGGCGTCGCTGCCACCAAGCTCACATTTTTTTGTGCCATTTTTCTTTGTACTGGTACTGCCATTTGTTATAGATCGGCCGAAGAGCAATTTGTGGGAATCTTCCACTATTTTTAAGCACAACTTTTATCCTGACATTTGTTTGAGTTCTACTCAACCGTCTTTAATAAAGAATTcctaataaaaacaattccTGAGTTCCTAatactttataatttaataaatgtatttatccGTTtagactttaattttttaaaattaagttataaacgaaatttaaaatttacatatgtTGTGCAAAAACACTCATTTTAAGATGCCTTGTAAGCACTTTATCAAAAGTGCTTTTTCTTGATCAAATGTATGGTtttttagttgaaaaattTTGGCATAATGTTAAGATTGTGTTAATTGTATGATTAGGGGTTTCGTAAACCTTTTTCCACTTAGTTATGCACTTTCTCACTGTCCGGTATTTTCCTTACATTTTGGTGAATAATTTCACTATTTTCATAGATTTATCCTTTCTTACCATTTGCGTTGAGAGCTGTAAAGAAATGCGAAAAatacatgttataaatatttacaaattgatGATTGCTGATCTTTCTTAGAATTCTTATTTTAGATACGAATTCATAGAGTTGTTACTTTtatggaaatttaatttagaaaagacCAACTGAAAAGTTCCTCTGGAATACTGTATCGACTTAGGCGATGAGTTACAACAAAGAAGCCCTTGTATTTATGGTTAAActgaaaaaattagttttaccTCTAAtgctttttttctaaattctaaaataatattaatagtaTGTGTAATTTCATGATAAAAAgtataatacaaaatttgttccCGTTGTAATTCCCGTAATCCTTTTAAGAAATGTAGCTAATGAactaatgtttatatattagtGTCGTCTGATTTTatcaataagaaaaaaattcaaagttaACATTTTTGCCACTGGGAAAATCTTTCAAACTTACACCATTGGAGCGGATTTCCTTAGCTGATCATCGGATCCTTTTTCGAtggctgttttatttttgttgtaaaccCGAGTTGGACTGTATTCGAAACTTGCTCATTTTACTGGATGTATTTTGTGGAAATAGCTTTTCCTTTTGCCTCTTCTTCGAAAACCTTCAAAAAGCTATTGACGCGCCCGTTGAGTTCTGCTTATTCTGCGTACCGATCCGAAAAAACAGATCCGAGTTCAAATTTAcacgattttaaataatttcttttagtGGGTGtattttctgttattttttgtgtatttatgCACTTAAGATGTTGGGGAGAATTTTAGCTGCAAACTCCCTGCGAATTTCATTCAGCAGAAAGAGCATCACAAAATTTAtagggaacaataaaaaaatttaatttttaacatttattggccttttattttgttgctcGATTTCCATTTGCTTTTTGcctgtgtttttgtttgtattttattgtatttgatTTGCGTTAACTCTTCTTTCTctagctgttgttgttatagCTGCATCTAACGTGGTATTGGTGTAATTAATGCACTTTCGCACACAGATACAATcgcgcacgcacacacacagaatTACGCCGATGATGGcacgcacactcacacacacaataaGATGGGGAAAAGGGGCGGGGgcacttgattttttttcagatactaacaataatttttttcgttgtgtgtgttttggcgGCGTTTCTTTAATTGCTCTGCCGCCGTTGttgtgttggtttttttttctcgccTGCGAACGACGCGCGCGATCCGTTCaccttaaaaattttcaaaacaatgtGACCGTTAGTTCGGTTTTCAGTATGACCGCACATAATGTGGCCGCTAGCGTAgcgataaaaaaaactaataagtatttttataacgaaaaataccgaaaataatatttatcaaaactTACCCGATTCATGGTTGAGAACATAGCTGACCTCTAGCAGCGGCCCAAACCTATTAGCAGAGTCTTGTCAAGTGCATGCATTTTCCAGCactcaatttatatttttttttaaaactcaaattttTGTGATATTTGCAAAGACTAAAAACCaagataaatttaatgttatgtTATGTACCATTTTTGTATAAACTATAGCCAACAATATGTACCGAATATAGAACATCCGAAGTATTATATAAAGAATTTATCTTCTAAGCTTTATGATGATTTCTTAGACCATGTAAGTCTCTTAATAAAGTCAATTGTTTTCAACATTTGATTTACGGGGATCTTTGATCGGGCATagctttttcaaaaaatcattACAAGATTCGAGTTTAACCTAGCAATGGTTTTATGAAGCgaagtaattattttttttaaaacaagtgaAATAGCCAAACCAGGCCGGAAAGTAGACAAACGGGCAGCTCTGACTGAtatcgttatcgttatcgCGGCCAGcagcttgttttgttttgcttacaCGACAGACAGATAATTAATATaatccatttatttatttatttactatccTAGTGCGACAAGGTTAAGCTTAAAATACAAGTAAATTACAAGTAGCAAGAAATATAACTATACTTATACTCTTAAAATGAGTAGTTTAAAATCGGACTTGGACGAGTACTTGCTGCTGCAGAGTGAccagaaaaaaagttttaacgTCAAGCTGCCACAGCTTAAAGTTCCATTTTTTACTAGAAAGTCTGAGCCGGAAGCAAATAGTTGGATTAAGGACACTCAGGATTCATGTTTCCCGAAATTGGTAAGTATTTTACTTTGCAGAACAAATTCGTTCatatgtttgttgttgttgaacgttgatgttctataaacagtacaaacaagtggcccaacgaaacccagaggaaaacacaaataacataatGTAAACGACTCAAAACGATTAATGTGTTCTTGATATTGGGGACTCCGAACGGGAACgcaatattctaaattaggacggacaagggaagtaaataataataataataataataataataataataataataataataataataagttgTACAAAGATCGTCAAATACTTTCGACCATCGCTCAACTATAATAGATGTCAATGTTGATAAGGTGATATTAGTGAGGAGCacaaatgttgcaaatgaGAAGAAGTAATGATATAAGAACAGGTTACAAAAATAGATAAGGCATGTAAGGAAACTTACACactaacaaattttattaatcagTCATCAGTCTGAATTATCTCCGATGTAAGAGTTAACTGACTAATGCAGATTACTTTACTTtagatttttcctttttctttttccagtCCCGCCTGCAGCGAATTGTGGGTTTCGTCGCCTGCTTGGGCATGGGAATGCTGTGCATGGCTCTTTCTACATTATACATCCCCGTCCTAATCCTAAAGGCCAGAAAGTTTGCACTGCTCTACACCCTCGGAAGCCTTTTCTTCATCTTGAGCTTCTGTTTTCTCTCCGGATTTGGATCCTTTTTGAAGCAGATGTTCTCCAAACCTAGACTGCTCACTTCGATATCGTACAGTTCCTGCTTGCTTTTAACTTTATACTGCGCCTTGGTAGCGAGAAGCACAGCTTTTACTGCCCTCTTTGCAGTGACACAAATAATTGCATTGCTGTTTATGATTCTCGGGATGGTGCCCGGAGGAGCTACGGGACTCAAGTTCTTCGGGCAACTCTTCAAGACCAGCGTTTCTGCGACCACTAGTGCGCTGCCTGtgtaaaaacttaaaactgaAAATCCAAAACCGCAGCAACGAAAAGTAACTTATTAAACTCATAgataaatccaaaataaacCATATTTGTGATACAACGACTCTTAAATGTACAGTTCTTATTGTAGATAACATTTATTTGCAGGTTGACtcattaacatttatttatcccCATTATCAGCAATTTGTATGTGATAAAATCCACATCAGTTTAGAATAGAAGGGTTGGATGAAAACATTGACCCAATATGGAGAATGcgtcaataaaaaatgtaaaaaaatgtagtcTAGTCCAGCAGGCATCGATATTTGTTTAGCATGTTTAAATGCTCAAGCTTTAAGAAGGCCCTTCTGTCTGACTTTATTTGGCCGGCTCTTCTAAACATCCTCTCAGATTCCGTCGAATATGCACCAGATTTGGTTGTTCCACTCGATGTATAGATGGTGGCGAAAATAATCGATGGTGACCCGAAACTATTATCCTTAAAAGCCGATCATTGGCATTACAAAAGAATACACTTTTGCTTATAATTGTTAAATCGATGCGCTGGCATATAAACTTTACCCGGACATAATTAATACTTGACAACACGCAGACCCCTGGAACCTCATATTACACTTCCTGCCGTTTCACTCACATATTTGCCTGCCGAACCCGGAAAAAGCAGCAACACCTCTCCGGATGGAATTCAGCTGTAAAAATCTGGCCATCATGTCCAGCTGCCTGTAGGTTGGAGGTGCGCCTCACAActtaaagtataaataaaccAGTATTAACAAAACACACTATGTAAATCTTAAAACCTTGTGGTTTCTTTCTTTCGCCGGCATTCTTACCGATTCAAGGAGCATTTTATCTCGATTTGTGTAGGACTGGTGATCGCTTTTGCTGCGCTTAGCCTCTTGGGAATTGTTTGGTGccgaatgttttttttttttaaactaaaatgaattacatttttcagcagcaaaacaaattgtgtGGCAGTGTGACCGTAGCTTTATTAAATACCATATGGCTAGCATTAATATACCGATATTGTACATCTGTTAATTAAAAGAGTTGGCTATTTCAGATCAACTCTTGTTAgccagaaatacaaaaaaaaaaaaataaaccattcaAATCAGGTtcagttttctttatttttacgCCAGTTACGGCTATACCAATAAACAATTATCCGAGCATATAGGCACCCATTTAATAGGCGTCAACGCGAGGACTTTCCGCAAAGAACTCCTGGCCCTTGCGCTCTCCCATGAGCCACTGCTTATAGCGCTCGTTTCGCATGGCCTGAAAGacgcattttaaaaatattgaactCATCGTTGATATGTAGCTGGGGGGAACCTACGTGGAAACGCATCAGTTGCTTCTGCATGCCTACGCACTCCTGGAAGTCGGAGATCAGGTCGGCGCACTCCCGCTTTCCACGCTCCAACCCGTACGCCTCGAAGCACTCCATCATCTTCATCTCGAACTTGCCGCATTTGTCGTAGGTCTGGTGGTTGATTAGGCAGCCAGTCAGGTCCGTTAAAGGAAGGCGTAAAAATGGAGTCAGCGACATATTGACTGCGgaacataaaataattcaaattaagtAAATGAATGCACCAAGTTCCTCTATGACGTAACAATAAACAAAGGCTCCCAATAAAGAAACGAGATGTAAGTATCactcttttaatttctatagCCCTCTTGG from Drosophila gunungcola strain Sukarami chromosome 2L unlocalized genomic scaffold, Dgunungcola_SK_2 000110F, whole genome shotgun sequence includes:
- the LOC128253624 gene encoding NADH dehydrogenase [ubiquinone] iron-sulfur protein 5, whose product is MSLTPFLRLPLTDLTGCLINHQTYDKCGKFEMKMMECFEAYGLERGKRECADLISDFQECVGMQKQLMRFHAMRNERYKQWLMGERKGQEFFAESPRVDAY
- the LOC128253622 gene encoding vesicle transport protein SFT2C is translated as MSSLKSDLDEYLLLQSDQKKSFNVKLPQLKVPFFTRKSEPEANSWIKDTQDSCFPKLSRLQRIVGFVACLGMGMLCMALSTLYIPVLILKARKFALLYTLGSLFFILSFCFLSGFGSFLKQMFSKPRLLTSISYSSCLLLTLYCALVARSTAFTALFAVTQIIALLFMILGMVPGGATGLKFFGQLFKTSVSATTSALPV